The following are encoded together in the Candidatus Zixiibacteriota bacterium genome:
- a CDS encoding polyprenol monophosphomannose synthase: MVQPQRALIIFPTYNERDNIEKIVHAVIPLDPRIHVLIVDDSSPDGTGEVADRLAAELNKVHVLHRAEKEGLGRAYIAGFRWAIERKFDFIFEMDADFSHSPEYIRDFLKTIQEYDLVIGSRYISGVNVINWPMSRLLLSYFANVYTRVVTGLPLRDATGGFKCFRREVLEAIELDQVRSTGYAFQIEMSMRAWKKGFRIKEIPIIFYDRVAGKSKMSKKIMREAVWMVWALRLKAMFGKLS, translated from the coding sequence GTGGTTCAGCCACAACGCGCACTCATCATCTTTCCGACCTACAACGAGCGCGACAATATCGAGAAGATCGTGCACGCCGTCATACCGCTTGACCCGCGTATTCATGTCTTGATTGTCGATGACAGCTCGCCGGACGGCACCGGCGAGGTGGCCGACCGTCTCGCCGCCGAATTGAACAAAGTCCACGTGCTGCACCGCGCGGAGAAAGAAGGTCTCGGACGTGCCTATATCGCCGGGTTCAGGTGGGCTATTGAACGCAAGTTCGATTTCATCTTTGAAATGGATGCCGACTTCTCACACAGCCCTGAGTATATCCGTGACTTTCTCAAGACCATTCAGGAATACGATCTGGTCATAGGCTCGCGTTACATATCGGGAGTAAATGTCATCAACTGGCCGATGAGCCGTTTGCTGCTGTCTTATTTCGCAAATGTTTATACTCGTGTCGTCACCGGCCTGCCGCTGCGCGACGCCACCGGCGGTTTCAAGTGTTTTCGCCGCGAGGTGCTCGAGGCGATCGAACTCGATCAAGTCAGATCGACCGGCTATGCCTTTCAGATCGAGATGTCGATGCGGGCCTGGAAGAAAGGGTTCCGCATCAAAGAAATCCCGATCATCTTCTATGACCGGGTCGCCGGGAAGTCCAAGATGTCGAAGAAGATCATGCGCGAGGCGGTCTGGATGGTCTGGGCGCTCCGTCTGAAAGCGATGTTCGGCAAGCTGTCGTAG